CCAGGCCCCCGTAAAGGCGCAAAGCAGCAGCAGCATGACGTAGATCAGCGCCATGACAAAGTCCACGTTGGCGATGGCACAGGGGGAGGCGGTGGCCCAGCCGGCACTGCCATTGGCCGGAGGGCCACCCtcgccgccccctccccgcacCAGCGTGATGATCAGCCACTCCGTGTTGATGATCACCTCCACGAGGCTCAGCAGCAGGGCCACGATGAAGACCACCCAGCCCCGGGGCCCGTGGTTCTTCCGGACCAGGAAGTTGAGGGCTATCACGTGGGCCACTAGGCAGGAGAAGCAGATGGCGAACAGGACCCCAAAGAGGAAGCGCCGAGAGGCACAGGTGGAGAAGTCAGGCTTCACCACGCAGGCAAAGACGAGGCAGAAGagtcccagggtccccagcaggAATAACACCTGGGTCCCCAGCAGGCTCCGCTTCTTGGTGTCCTGCACGAAGGGGAGGCTGGCCACGAGGATGATGGTGAGGACAAAAGTGGTGACGATGCCCGCCCCCGCCACTGCCTCCAAGACGATGCCCCAAGCCCCAGAGCGGTCACACAGGTTGTAATAGAGGGGGTTGAGGTCCGGGCTGCAGCCAGATGGGGCGTGGTTCTGGGCCCGGGCCCCGGGGAGTAGGAAGAGGGCCAGTCCCAGGCACATTAGCACCGCTTTCTGGATGGCCATGCTGGCTCCCAGGCCAGGCCCCAGCTGGGTCCCTAGAGGCGGAGGGGAGGAAAGGCAAAATCAGTCCTCCAGGTCAGACTCTGACACACAAGGCGCCGTTCCCCCCACCCTGAACCACGGCACACTGATCTTGCCTTTGCCTCTGGGCTTCAGAATCGTTCTTAACACGGAACTCCTGGGCCTTGTACCAAGTGACCAGAGAGGCAAATGAGATGAAACCCGAGTGTCATCCCTGTTCCCAGTCATGGAAAAGGAGGAAACTGTGCTGAATTTTcaggcccctctccctcccccaaatcaTAACCTGGGCCCAGATATTCCCTGAGCTCTTgcaggtgggctgggggctgaggttTGTGAGCAAGTTCATTCGGCACTCAGTTCCTCTCTGCCCCGGGACTTCCAGAGTTCAAATGGCCAGACACCATGCCCCTCCACTCTGTCCCTGTGATGCCTAAGTCGACGGCAAATCAGCCacgcattcactcattcagtgaGTATTTAACAAGCACCTGTAACAGGTACAAACTGCAACTGGACAAAGTGAAGAGATGATTGAAAAGTTGTACGTATCAACACTTTTCCCCTGATGCCTCCGTACCGCTGCCCTTTTCTGCCCTTCATTTTCCCACTTTTAGTGCCAACGCTTCTCCTCAGAATCCAAAGTTCTTTGGAAGCTCAGTTGCTAGAGTCTCAAGAATAAAATCAACgagtttctgggacttccctggtggcacagtgggtaagactctgtgctcccaatgcagggggcctgggttcaatccctggtcaggaaactagatcccacatgcctgccgcaactaagagttcacgtgcctcaactaaggagcccgcctgccacaactaagacccagagcaaccaagtaaataaatattaaaaaaaaaaaaaaatcaacgaaTTTCCCAGCTAGGGAGTTAATGActtaatgcaaaaatcctcctACGAGGCATTAACACTTTAAAAGCAAGAACCAGGCAAGGGCAAAGCAATACCcaaagaaattaatttataatgGAAGACGTTGAGGCACTGTAGCTAGAAGGCAAGAAAGATGTCTTTTATTCACACCAGGAAGGTAACTTACTACGGCAACAACTCACTGGACCGGTCCCGGACAGCAGCCTTACTAAATGCTGTAGACTGGCACCAAAGAAAACCAAACCCCTGCTCTCAATATCAACTGGATTTTCCTTGTGTGAAGTGGAGGTAAAGAGTGTGGCAgattaagagaaattaaagaccaaATCAGTGAGTTTTCTACCCAAAGACTTTAAATTTATCTGGAGAACAGAACATTTAAATGCTCTAAAAAGCAAGTCATAAATTCCAAAATCCTATGAAATGCAGGGACTCCACATTTAAATCACCCCTTATTATGTTCAAGTAACTAGTTGTAAccctgcctcttcctctctcacCTCTTGGACCCAGGAACTTTCCAGAAAGACAGCAACCAAGCTTTCCTGGGCTGATAGTGACCACTAGTGGCTGGGAGGGGAATGGCATGATCCGACTTCCCCACcacctctctttcttcccttttggaGGTGGAGTGTAGATTTGTACACCGCTAAGCCCTTAATGTTTTCACCATTCCTGGTTAGTTAATGTATAACAGGCAAACAGAACTGTCTCTCCATGATTGAGAAAGGGAAGGACACTGTTACTAAGTCAGAGGAAATAAAACTCACAAATTAAGTGAAACTGACATAATAAAGATCATCAACTTTCAAAGTCCTTTAAGATATCCTACATgctccttgaaaatattttaggtCTCTCAGCCTTCCCAACTACCACCTCATCTGTCAATTAAGCTTGCTTTTCCCCAAACAACACCTACCATTAACTTTTAATAAATTAACACTCCTTTGtgaatttattattgttttcctaAATAAATCGTACTGTAACACAGCTAGTTTCTCTCGACTTCCAATGCAAAAGCATGTTTCCCCTACATCAAGATTTAAATAAGCTCTTGTAGGGGACTTTGTGTAATAGTAAATCAATAAAGCACAAACTGTACTTTATTTACAAGGGctgggaagagaaaagaggaatcGGAGAGGGCTAATGGATAAGGAATATTGAACCACTCCAGGAGATAATTTATGGATAACGTGCTATGGGATCCTAAGCATTCAACCCCATCATGAGTATTTCTGGCTCACAGCAAAACAGCTAGACCTTGGGGTGAAGTTGGAGATGTGGTATGAACCCTGAGAATGGTCACTCAGACTTAGCCT
This Balaenoptera acutorostrata chromosome 20, mBalAcu1.1, whole genome shotgun sequence DNA region includes the following protein-coding sequences:
- the GPRC5C gene encoding G-protein coupled receptor family C group 5 member C isoform X2 — its product is MAIQKAVLMCLGLALFLLPGARAQNHAPSGCSPDLNPLYYNLCDRSGAWGIVLEAVAGAGIVTTFVLTIILVASLPFVQDTKKRSLLGTQVLFLLGTLGLFCLVFACVVKPDFSTCASRRFLFGVLFAICFSCLVAHVIALNFLVRKNHGPRGWVVFIVALLLSLVEVIINTEWLIITLVRGGGGEGGPPANGSAGWATASPCAIANVDFVMALIYVMLLLLCAFTGAWPALCGRFKRWRKHGVFVLLTAAASIAIWLAWVVMYTYGNQQRKSPTWDDPTLAITLAANAWAFVLFYVIPEVSQVTKASPEQSYQGDLYPTRGVGYETILKEQKGQSMFVENKAFSMDEPASAKRPVSPYSGYNGQLLTGVYQPTEMTLMHKAPSEGAYDVILPRATANSQVMGSANSTLRAEDIYAAQSHQDATLPKEGKNSQVFRNPYVWD
- the GPRC5C gene encoding G-protein coupled receptor family C group 5 member C isoform X1, giving the protein MPAGWPCPAGGTISGTQLGPGLGASMAIQKAVLMCLGLALFLLPGARAQNHAPSGCSPDLNPLYYNLCDRSGAWGIVLEAVAGAGIVTTFVLTIILVASLPFVQDTKKRSLLGTQVLFLLGTLGLFCLVFACVVKPDFSTCASRRFLFGVLFAICFSCLVAHVIALNFLVRKNHGPRGWVVFIVALLLSLVEVIINTEWLIITLVRGGGGEGGPPANGSAGWATASPCAIANVDFVMALIYVMLLLLCAFTGAWPALCGRFKRWRKHGVFVLLTAAASIAIWLAWVVMYTYGNQQRKSPTWDDPTLAITLAANAWAFVLFYVIPEVSQVTKASPEQSYQGDLYPTRGVGYETILKEQKGQSMFVENKAFSMDEPASAKRPVSPYSGYNGQLLTGVYQPTEMTLMHKAPSEGAYDVILPRATANSQVMGSANSTLRAEDIYAAQSHQDATLPKEGKNSQVFRNPYVWD